CCCGGCCTGAGCCTTGTGCCAGGACGGGCCGCCACTTCGAAGTCTTGCCGGCAGGACTGGCGCCCGCATCCTGTGCGCGGGCGCCAGGTTCCTGTCCATGCCTACGCAAGCCTAAATGTCTTCGCTGCCGCCCGGATGGCGCGCGCGCGGGGCTGGGGAGGATGACACCATGCAAACGGTCCGCTTTGCCGTCGGAGCACTCACGACGGTCCTGCTGGCCTGGCCAGCACTGCAGGCTCACGCAGAGCCGCCGGGGCTGGAAGCCGCCATGGCTGCCGCAAGCAGTGCTGCGGCAGGCACTCAGCAGGCGGCGACAGATACAACGCCTCCCGCCGCAGTCAATACTTTGTTTGGCGGGGTGGCGAAAGCTGTACCCGTGTCTAAACTAGACGATATCCGCGGTGGCGCCGAGGTCACCGTGAACGATATGCGCCTGCACGGCACGGTCGCTGAAAACGCCGCGGTCAATGTCGTATCCGGCGCAAACCGGATCACCGAAGGAGCTTTCGCGAACGCGGCCGGCATACCTACCGCGATCCAGAACTCCGGCTCCAACGTGCTGATCCAGAACGCAACGATCGTCAACGTCCAGTTCAGATGATGAAGCTGCTGCGCAACCTGTTGGCGTCTGTTCCGTTCGCACTGGCGGCGGGGCTCATCCCCTGTGCCAACGCCGCGGATGTCTATCTCTACGGTCCGGTCGGCGAACCCTACAGCGTCAGGGTCACCAGCGTTCGCGAAGCGCGCTTCAAATCCACGATTCGCCAGCAATACGATTTCAGCTGCGGCTCGGCCGCGGTGGCCACGCTGCTGACTTACCAGTACGGCCATCCGATGAACGAGGCCACGGTGTTCCAGAACATGTACCTCAACGGCGACCAGGAAAAGATACGTGCCGAAGGGTTCTCGCTGCTGGACATGAAACGTTTCCTGGGCGCGCTGGGCTATGAGGCGGACGGCTATGAGCTGCCGCTGTCCAAGCTCGAGGAAACACAGATCCCTGCCATCGTGCTGATCGTGGAAAACGGTTACCACCATTTCGTGGTGGTCAAGGGTGTGAAAGGCAACCGCGTACTCGTCGGCGATCCCGCGCGCGGCACGAGAGCGCTTTCACGCGAGCACTTCGAGAAGATCTGGCAGAGCCAGTTGTTGTTCGTGATCCACAACCGCACGGACAACGCACGCTTCAACGTGGCTGCGGACTGGCGCCTGGCGCCCAGCGGCCCTTACTGGATGGGAGTCAACCGGGATAGCCTGTTCTTCACCGTCATGCCCAAGCATGGCGTTGGCGACTTCTGAGGAATGCATCATGTTGCAGACTTCCCTCCCGACCCCTGCTGCACCGCGAACCGCCATTTCGGCGGCGGCGATGCTGCTCGGTGCCGGTCTGGCCTGTGCCGGCGTGGCGCATGCCGGTTCGCTAGCGCAGCCCGACAGCCTTGACCCGTCGGCGCTGCCGTCGCAGGCGGCCACGTCGGCCCGCGACCAGGACAACTCACCCGTGGCTGCCGCGCGCGGCAGCATGGCCGGCTGGAAGCCGGTCGCACAAGAAAAGCTCGACGACATGCGGGGCGGCTTCGAGATGCCGGGCCTGCAAGTTGCGTTCGGTATCGAACGCGCGGTGTACATCAACGGGGCCCTGGTCGTCGCAACCAGCATTAACATCCCGGACGTCAGCCGCATCACAGCGGACCAGGCGGCTCGGCTGGCAACTTCGCTCGGTCCGGCAATCGTCAATGCCACCAACGCGTCGGTCAACGCCGCGCTGGCCAGCAATCCAGTCACCGCAGGCACGCAACTGGGCTCCAGTGGCGGCAGTGCGAGTGCAGGCAGTGCAGGCAGTGCCGGCGCTTCGGCGTCGGCAGCGGGCGCTGCCGGAGGTAGCTCGTCCTCAGCCTCGGCGGCCGCGGGTGGCAGCGCCAGTGCCAGCGGGGCTGCCGGCCTGCCCGGCACGGTCGTCAGTACGGGCACTGGCCAGGTGACGACCAACGGGTTGCTCAATGTCATCCAGAACGGCGCTGGCAACGCGGCCGCGGTGGGATCGCTGGCCGGCACGCCCACCACGGTGATTCAGAACAGCATGGACAACCAGAGCATCCGGAGCCTGATGACAATCGACGCAAGCGTGAATACGCTGCAGGCTTTCCGGTCGCAATTGGCTAACTCGACGCTGCAGGATGCGTTGATGCGGGCCGCCAGCATGAGGTAATCGTAGCGCAGCAGAGGGCAGTACAGGTTGCGGGCTCCTGACCAACAGCCCGCCCGTCCCGGGGGAGGAAGACGTGATGAAGAAGCGGTCGATGCAGGGCATCCGGAATGCCGGATGCTCGACGTTGCTGTTGCTCGGCGGCCTGGCACAGGCCCAGACGCCGACCGATGCGGGCGTCCCCGCAGCGGGCCTGGAAACGTTGCAAAGGGAACTCGCCGATCAGGCCACCCAGCTCGACGCCATGAAGCGGGCACTGGCCGAACAAGAGGCAGTCATCCGCGAGCTGCGCAGCGTCATCAGCAACGAAGTGCTGGCCACCAAGCGCGGCGGCCAGGGTGTCGGCGGCGGTGTGTCGCCGTCCAACAACGCCACCAATGCCGCCACCGCTGCAGCGGCGGCCAGCGCGGCGCAGAGCGCGCCCAATGCGGTCAACAACCCGCAGCAGATCACGCTGCAGCCGCCGCAGGATGTCGCGCAGGGCCCGCAGGCGGGCGAGTCCGCCAACCCGCAGACCGTGGCCGTGGAAGAGCCCGTGGGCCGTCCGCCCGAGCGCGAGACCCGGCCGCCCGAGATCGCGCCGATCATCGACCAGCCCGGCGTGCTGACCGCGCAGGGCAAGCTGGTGGTCGAGCCTGGCTTCCAGTACGGCTACTCGTCAAACAACCGCGTGGCGCTGGTCGGCTACACGGTCATCCCCGCCATCCTGATCGGCCTGCTCGACGTGCGCGAGGTCAAGACCTCGACCTACATCCCGTCGATCGCGCTGCGCTATGGCGTGACCAAGCGGTTTGAAATCGAAGCCAAGGTGCCTTACGTGAAGACTTCCGGCTCGACCATCAGCCGCGAGGTCTTTACCGGCACCGCCGTCGACAACGTGTTCAATGCCAGCGGCGCCGGCCTGGGCGACGTCGAAGCGACGGTGCGCTACCAGCTCAACTACGGCAACGAGAAGATGCCGTACTTCGTCGGCTGGCTGCGCTACAAGTCGGCCACCGGCAAGGATCCGTTCGAAGTGGTGACCGATTGCGTGACGCGCTGCGTGGGCAATACCACCGGCACCGGCCTGCCGCTCGGGCTGCCGACCGGCACCGGCTTCCAGGCGCTCCAGCCGGGTATCACCTGGCTGCTGCCAACCGATCCGGCGGTGTTCTTCGGCACCTTCAGCTACCTGCACAACTTTGCGCGCAACAACGTCAGCCGCACCGTACTCAACGGCCAGACCGAAAACCTTGGCAAGATCGCCCCGGGCGATATCTTCGAGTTCAGCTTCGGCATGGGCCTGTCGCTCAACGAGAAGGCGTCGTTCAGTATCGGCTATGACCAGGCCATCATCTGGCCGACCAAGCAGAACGGACAGACCGTGCCGGGCTCGGTGCGCATCACGCAGGGCACGCTGCTGGTGGGCTACTCGTATCGCTTCAATGACCGCTACACGCTGAACCTGTCGGTGGGTGCGGGCCTGACGCGCGACACTCCCGACCTGCAGGTCAACCTGCGCCTGCCGATCACTTTCTGAGGCGCTTTCGCCGCGCCTGTCGAGGCGCTTTTCGGAGCGCTATTCCAGGCGCTTTCCCGCCGTATTTCGCTCACGTGACGCGTGCCTTGCACCAGCAGGGCACGCGCGCGCATCACATGCGCGCGCGCATGCCAAGCGCTCCAGAAGTTGCCTTGCGCTTGCCCCCCGAACGGCGTACAACGAAATAACCCCGCGCCGTCAGCGGTACTTTCTCACCGGTCTACCCACACCATCGGCGCGGCCTGAACAAGGAGAGAGACATGCGCAAACGCATCTTCTGGTTGTTGCCCGACCTGGCGAGCGCCCGCCGCACGATGGACGACTTGCTGCTCGCCCGCGTCGAGAACCGCCACATCCACTTCGTGGCGCGCGACGGTGCCGACATGACGGGCTTGCACGAAGCCAACCTGTTCCAGACGTCCGACATCGTCCATGCCGCGGAAATGGGCCTGGTGGTCGGCGGCGGCGTGGGCGTGGTGGCTGGCGCGGTGGTGGCGATGTTCCCGATCGTCAGCGATACGCCGCAATGGGGCCTCGTCGGCGTGCTGGCGGTGCTCGGCGCGGTGTTCGGCGCCTGGGCCGCGAGCATGATCGGCAGCTCGGCGCCCAACAGCCGCCTGCGCGCGTTCGAGAAGGACATCGAGTCGGGCAAGATCCTGCTGATGGTCGACGTGCCGCGCGGGCGCGTCGAGGAAATCGAAACGCTGCTGCAGAACGCTCACCCGGAAGCCCGCTTCGCCGGCCTCGATCCGGCAGTGCCGGCCTTCCCCTGATCGGTCCGCAGCAAGCCTTGCCGTCCTGACGGCAAGGGCTTTCGCAGTCTCTCTCGCGCGC
This genomic window from Cupriavidus sp. P-10 contains:
- a CDS encoding flagellin, coding for MLQTSLPTPAAPRTAISAAAMLLGAGLACAGVAHAGSLAQPDSLDPSALPSQAATSARDQDNSPVAAARGSMAGWKPVAQEKLDDMRGGFEMPGLQVAFGIERAVYINGALVVATSINIPDVSRITADQAARLATSLGPAIVNATNASVNAALASNPVTAGTQLGSSGGSASAGSAGSAGASASAAGAAGGSSSSASAAAGGSASASGAAGLPGTVVSTGTGQVTTNGLLNVIQNGAGNAAAVGSLAGTPTTVIQNSMDNQSIRSLMTIDASVNTLQAFRSQLANSTLQDALMRAASMR
- a CDS encoding DUF1269 domain-containing protein, with the protein product MRKRIFWLLPDLASARRTMDDLLLARVENRHIHFVARDGADMTGLHEANLFQTSDIVHAAEMGLVVGGGVGVVAGAVVAMFPIVSDTPQWGLVGVLAVLGAVFGAWAASMIGSSAPNSRLRAFEKDIESGKILLMVDVPRGRVEEIETLLQNAHPEARFAGLDPAVPAFP
- a CDS encoding C39 family peptidase, whose amino-acid sequence is MKLLRNLLASVPFALAAGLIPCANAADVYLYGPVGEPYSVRVTSVREARFKSTIRQQYDFSCGSAAVATLLTYQYGHPMNEATVFQNMYLNGDQEKIRAEGFSLLDMKRFLGALGYEADGYELPLSKLEETQIPAIVLIVENGYHHFVVVKGVKGNRVLVGDPARGTRALSREHFEKIWQSQLLFVIHNRTDNARFNVAADWRLAPSGPYWMGVNRDSLFFTVMPKHGVGDF
- a CDS encoding acetate kinase, producing the protein MKKRSMQGIRNAGCSTLLLLGGLAQAQTPTDAGVPAAGLETLQRELADQATQLDAMKRALAEQEAVIRELRSVISNEVLATKRGGQGVGGGVSPSNNATNAATAAAAASAAQSAPNAVNNPQQITLQPPQDVAQGPQAGESANPQTVAVEEPVGRPPERETRPPEIAPIIDQPGVLTAQGKLVVEPGFQYGYSSNNRVALVGYTVIPAILIGLLDVREVKTSTYIPSIALRYGVTKRFEIEAKVPYVKTSGSTISREVFTGTAVDNVFNASGAGLGDVEATVRYQLNYGNEKMPYFVGWLRYKSATGKDPFEVVTDCVTRCVGNTTGTGLPLGLPTGTGFQALQPGITWLLPTDPAVFFGTFSYLHNFARNNVSRTVLNGQTENLGKIAPGDIFEFSFGMGLSLNEKASFSIGYDQAIIWPTKQNGQTVPGSVRITQGTLLVGYSYRFNDRYTLNLSVGAGLTRDTPDLQVNLRLPITF